One genomic window of Actinoplanes lobatus includes the following:
- a CDS encoding ABC transporter permease yields the protein MNVVKRILLAIALPLILFAGWYVLSAGSESFYSPPLEKILVAFGDTWSLDRLKADVAPSLLRLFAGYLLAALIGIGAGVAIGMNRRLRAAVEPVLEFFRAIPPPVLVPVIMLFAGIGDAMKVIVIVFGCIWPILLNTVEGVRAVDSVVLETARSYGVNGVARITKVILPSAGPQIATGLRQALSIAIILMVISEMFAASNGLGFTIVQFQRSFAIPEMWSGIILLGLLGFVLSLLFRLAERRALRWYEGLRAAQRQS from the coding sequence ATGAACGTCGTGAAGAGGATCCTGCTCGCCATCGCACTGCCGTTGATCCTGTTCGCCGGCTGGTACGTGCTCAGCGCCGGCAGCGAGAGCTTCTACTCGCCGCCGCTGGAGAAGATCCTGGTCGCCTTCGGGGACACCTGGAGCCTCGACCGCCTGAAGGCCGACGTGGCGCCCAGCCTGCTGCGCCTGTTCGCCGGGTACCTGCTGGCCGCCCTGATCGGCATCGGCGCCGGCGTGGCGATCGGCATGAACCGGCGCCTGCGCGCCGCGGTGGAACCGGTCCTGGAGTTCTTCCGGGCCATCCCGCCGCCGGTGCTGGTGCCGGTCATCATGCTGTTCGCCGGCATCGGCGACGCCATGAAGGTGATCGTCATCGTCTTCGGGTGCATCTGGCCGATCCTGCTCAACACGGTGGAAGGCGTCCGCGCGGTGGACAGCGTGGTGCTGGAGACCGCACGCTCGTACGGGGTGAACGGCGTCGCCCGCATCACCAAGGTGATCCTGCCGTCGGCGGGCCCGCAGATCGCGACCGGACTGCGCCAGGCGCTGTCCATCGCGATCATCCTGATGGTGATCAGCGAGATGTTCGCGGCCAGCAACGGCCTCGGCTTCACCATCGTGCAGTTCCAGCGCAGCTTCGCGATCCCCGAGATGTGGAGCGGGATCATCCTGCTCGGCCTGCTCGGCTTCGTGCTGTCGCTGCTGTTCCGGCTCGCCGAGCGGCGGGCGTTGCGATGGTACGAGGGCCTGCGCGCGGCGCAGCGCCAGAGCTGA
- a CDS encoding ABC transporter substrate-binding protein, translating to MRRLLAGLTAAVLAGALAACGTSSDSGDTTDAGGVDQVKVGVIPIVDVAPIFLGKEKGFFKSRNIELTLEAGQGGAAIVPGVVSGQFQFGFSNFTSLLIAQTKSVPIKAIAAGVASTGEAGKDFGAVVVKGDSPIKSAKDLVGKKISLNTLKNIGDTVTRESVRKDGGDKKNLNFVEMPFPNMPAALQDGQVDAAWVVEPQLSTIKAAGGREIASTFVDTAPNLTVAAYFASTTLIEKDADLVKRFTEAINESLTYADAHPDEVRTVLGTYTKIDEKLRSSLVLPKWPTQINEPSVQTLATLGAEDGIFTGTPDLEKLLP from the coding sequence ATGCGGCGACTTCTCGCAGGGCTGACGGCGGCCGTCCTCGCCGGCGCCCTCGCGGCATGCGGCACCTCCAGCGACTCGGGCGACACCACCGACGCGGGCGGCGTCGACCAGGTCAAGGTCGGTGTCATCCCGATCGTCGACGTGGCCCCGATCTTCCTGGGCAAGGAGAAGGGCTTCTTCAAGAGCCGGAACATCGAGCTCACCCTGGAAGCCGGTCAGGGCGGCGCGGCGATCGTCCCGGGCGTGGTCAGCGGCCAGTTCCAGTTCGGCTTCTCGAACTTCACCTCGCTGCTGATCGCCCAGACCAAGAGCGTGCCGATCAAGGCGATCGCGGCCGGCGTCGCGTCGACCGGTGAGGCGGGCAAGGACTTCGGCGCCGTCGTGGTCAAGGGCGACAGCCCGATCAAGTCCGCCAAGGACCTGGTCGGCAAGAAGATCTCGCTGAACACCCTGAAGAACATCGGCGACACCGTGACCCGCGAGTCGGTCCGCAAGGACGGCGGCGACAAGAAGAACCTGAACTTCGTCGAGATGCCGTTCCCGAACATGCCGGCCGCCCTCCAGGACGGTCAGGTCGACGCCGCGTGGGTGGTCGAGCCGCAGCTGTCCACCATCAAGGCGGCGGGTGGCCGCGAGATCGCCTCGACGTTCGTGGACACCGCGCCGAACCTGACGGTGGCCGCGTACTTCGCCTCGACCACGCTCATCGAGAAGGACGCCGACCTGGTCAAGCGCTTCACCGAGGCGATCAACGAGTCGCTGACCTACGCCGACGCGCACCCGGACGAGGTCCGCACCGTGCTCGGCACCTACACCAAGATCGATGAGAAGCTCCGCTCCTCGCTGGTGCTGCCGAAGTGGCCGACCCAGATCAACGAGCCGTCGGTGCAGACCCTCGCCACCCTGGGCGCCGAGGACGGCATCTTCACCGGCACCCCGGACCTGGAGAAGCTCCTCCCGTGA
- a CDS encoding ABC transporter permease: protein MTSPRRGNPARSGSTALLGVAGLAGLLLVIELAPRLGLVDERFLPPASRIAAALAEEAGTPAFWTALTDTLLAWSVGLAIAVGAAVLAGIVIGSIPVLRSLTASTIEFLRPIPSVALIPLAVLMYGTELGSTLLLVCYAAFWQILVQVLYGVADVDPVAFETARSFRFSAWGRIRHVLWPTALPYVFTGVRLAASVALVLAITAELVIGSPGLGKEIAVAQASEAVPTMYALIVVTGVLGVIINLLARTGERRLLAWHQSVRGEVTA, encoded by the coding sequence GTGACGTCCCCACGTCGTGGCAACCCGGCCCGGTCCGGCAGCACCGCCCTTCTGGGTGTTGCCGGCCTGGCCGGGTTGCTTCTCGTCATAGAGCTGGCGCCGCGGCTCGGCCTGGTCGACGAGCGGTTCCTGCCGCCGGCCAGCCGGATCGCGGCCGCGCTGGCCGAGGAGGCCGGCACCCCCGCGTTCTGGACGGCGCTCACCGACACCCTGCTCGCCTGGTCCGTCGGCCTGGCGATCGCGGTCGGCGCCGCCGTGCTCGCCGGCATCGTGATCGGGTCGATCCCGGTGCTGCGGTCACTGACCGCCTCGACGATCGAGTTCCTGCGCCCGATCCCGTCGGTGGCGCTGATCCCGCTCGCCGTGCTGATGTACGGCACCGAGCTCGGCTCCACCCTGCTGCTGGTCTGCTACGCCGCCTTCTGGCAGATCCTGGTCCAGGTCCTGTACGGGGTGGCCGACGTCGACCCGGTCGCCTTCGAGACCGCCCGCAGCTTCCGGTTCTCCGCGTGGGGCCGGATCCGGCACGTGCTCTGGCCGACCGCCCTGCCGTACGTCTTCACCGGTGTCCGGCTGGCCGCCTCGGTGGCGCTGGTCCTGGCGATCACGGCCGAGCTGGTCATCGGCTCGCCCGGCCTGGGCAAGGAGATCGCCGTGGCACAGGCCTCCGAGGCCGTTCCCACCATGTACGCCCTGATCGTCGTCACCGGCGTGCTCGGCGTGATCATCAACCTGCTGGCTCGTACCGGCGAGCGCCGCCTGCTCGCCTGGCACCAGTCCGTGCGGGGAGAGGTGACCGCATGA
- a CDS encoding class F sortase, translating into MPRVHDRRAAAFAAVLALLGTATVTLGLRTEDTGPVPPSLAAEAVGASLTPSGSAAGGEEEKEAARGKKGNDAAGGGKDVGARGMTRSVPVRLEIPSIGVDTELMTLGLRDDGTLEVPPLRGDAPAGWYRHSPTPGEVGASVLAGHVDSARDGPAVFHRLGEARPGDPVAVRRTDGSVARFTVTKVATYPKRDFPSDQVYAPLDRPGLRLITCGGVFDRGRGSYRSNIVVFAEALS; encoded by the coding sequence GTGCCCCGCGTCCATGACCGCCGTGCGGCGGCCTTCGCCGCCGTGCTGGCGCTGCTCGGAACCGCGACCGTCACGCTCGGCCTGCGCACCGAGGACACCGGACCGGTACCACCGTCTCTCGCGGCCGAGGCCGTCGGCGCTTCCCTCACGCCGTCCGGCTCGGCGGCGGGCGGTGAGGAAGAGAAGGAGGCGGCCCGCGGGAAGAAGGGGAACGACGCGGCGGGCGGCGGGAAGGATGTCGGCGCGCGAGGGATGACGCGGTCGGTGCCGGTGCGCCTGGAGATCCCGTCGATCGGGGTGGACACCGAGCTGATGACGCTCGGGCTCCGGGACGACGGGACGCTCGAGGTGCCGCCGCTGCGCGGTGATGCCCCGGCCGGCTGGTACCGCCACTCCCCCACGCCGGGCGAGGTGGGCGCGTCGGTGCTGGCCGGGCACGTGGACTCGGCGCGGGACGGGCCCGCGGTCTTTCACCGGCTGGGTGAGGCGCGGCCGGGCGACCCCGTCGCGGTACGCCGTACCGACGGCTCCGTCGCCCGTTTCACCGTGACGAAGGTGGCCACCTATCCGAAGCGGGACTTTCCGAGCGACCAGGTGTACGCCCCGCTGGATCGTCCCGGGCTGCGCCTGATCACCTGTGGCGGCGTCTTCGACCGGGGCCGGGGCAGCTACCGGAGCAACATCGTCGTCTTCGCGGAGGCCCTCTCGTAA
- a CDS encoding GGDEF domain-containing protein, producing the protein MSIRRFVETSGRMVSRACLALFGVAVVWFAITAVHPVGPAWLLWATVPVSGPLAAVAFWSVSRNRALPAPTRRFWRHLSAIPLLTAVAQMAQAADVLAHPGARTSYTGSVMLILDGLAILCLVFALARLPVGDSRLGSGARVALDAGTVALAGALFIWHFGTRPALREGMSSAVLMSLALTVLAVLVVFALAKVVMSDYTAIDRHGLRILAAGAFLAAVGPMLQPLLAEVDARLFMAQLYMPLTFWCAALAAESQSRAPVARARPVRRRPYSVLPYVAVAAVDGLLLVAAWQRSDDMVAVAFTAVTLTAVVAYRQTRALRDNSRLLERLDHAASHDGLTGLANRALCHRRLAEALSGPCPVHVALLDLDGFKEINDTYGHEAGDELLTRVAAALAGTVGPGDTAARLGGDEFVLVLPGTTCAEAAAVAGRVVAGLADPVTVAGRALHIRASIGFACGRHGDDLGDLMRAADGAMYAAKRVTGSAHLHAATVAAAA; encoded by the coding sequence GTGTCGATCAGGCGGTTCGTGGAGACGAGCGGGCGCATGGTGTCGCGGGCCTGCCTGGCCCTCTTCGGGGTGGCCGTGGTGTGGTTCGCGATCACGGCTGTTCACCCGGTGGGCCCGGCCTGGCTGCTGTGGGCGACCGTCCCGGTGAGCGGGCCGCTGGCGGCGGTCGCGTTCTGGTCGGTCTCCCGCAACCGGGCGCTGCCCGCCCCGACCCGCCGGTTCTGGCGGCATCTGAGCGCGATCCCGCTGCTGACGGCCGTCGCGCAGATGGCGCAGGCCGCCGATGTCCTGGCTCATCCGGGCGCGCGTACGTCGTACACCGGCTCGGTGATGCTGATTCTGGACGGCCTGGCGATTCTCTGCCTGGTCTTCGCCCTGGCGCGCCTGCCCGTCGGCGACAGCCGGCTGGGCTCGGGCGCGCGGGTCGCCCTGGACGCCGGCACCGTGGCCCTGGCGGGGGCGCTGTTCATCTGGCACTTCGGGACCCGGCCGGCGCTGCGCGAGGGGATGTCCTCGGCCGTGCTGATGTCGCTGGCTCTCACGGTGCTGGCCGTCCTGGTCGTGTTCGCGCTGGCCAAGGTGGTGATGTCGGACTACACGGCGATCGATCGGCACGGTCTGCGGATCCTGGCGGCCGGGGCGTTCCTCGCGGCCGTGGGACCGATGCTGCAACCGCTGCTCGCCGAGGTGGACGCCCGGCTGTTCATGGCGCAGCTGTACATGCCGCTGACGTTCTGGTGCGCCGCCCTGGCCGCCGAGTCGCAGTCGCGCGCCCCGGTCGCGCGGGCCCGGCCGGTGCGGCGGCGGCCGTACAGCGTGCTGCCCTACGTGGCGGTGGCCGCGGTGGACGGGCTGCTGCTGGTGGCCGCCTGGCAGCGGTCGGACGACATGGTGGCGGTGGCGTTCACCGCGGTGACGCTGACCGCGGTGGTGGCGTACCGGCAGACCCGGGCGCTGCGGGACAACAGCCGGCTACTGGAGCGGCTCGATCACGCGGCCTCGCACGACGGGCTGACCGGGCTGGCCAACCGGGCGCTGTGCCACCGTCGTCTGGCCGAGGCGCTGTCCGGCCCGTGCCCGGTGCACGTGGCGCTGCTCGATCTGGACGGATTCAAGGAGATCAACGACACGTACGGCCACGAGGCCGGCGACGAGCTGCTGACCCGGGTGGCCGCGGCGCTGGCCGGCACGGTCGGGCCCGGTGACACCGCGGCACGGCTGGGCGGCGACGAGTTCGTGCTGGTGCTGCCCGGAACCACCTGCGCCGAGGCGGCCGCCGTGGCCGGCCGGGTGGTGGCCGGGCTGGCCGATCCGGTCACCGTGGCCGGCCGGGCGCTGCACATCCGGGCCAGCATCGGTTTCGCCTGCGGACGGCACGGCGACGACCTGGGGGATCTGATGCGCGCGGCGGACGGCGCGATGTACGCCGCCAAGCGCGTAACCGGATCGGCGCACCTGCACGCCGCGACCGTGGCCGCGGCCGCCTGA
- a CDS encoding ABC transporter ATP-binding protein, producing MLEVKGLRKVYRSGSREVEALRDLTFTVDNGELVCLVGPSGCGKTTLLRCISGLLDPTAGDVRVNGKPVDGPPPGMAVVFQEYGRSLFPWMSVRDNVELPLKQKGVGRARRKQLVEQSLEAVGLTGTASAYPWQLSGGMQQRVAIARAVAYEPQTLLMDEPFAAVDAQTRADLEDLVRQLWKRLGVTILFVTHDIDESVYLGQRVVMLSTSPTVVQEELAIDLPDQRDQLTTRADPRFIQLRTRVYEQIQAAKRNAMR from the coding sequence ATGCTCGAAGTGAAGGGACTGCGGAAGGTCTACCGGTCCGGAAGCCGGGAGGTGGAGGCGCTCCGCGACCTGACGTTCACCGTCGACAACGGCGAACTGGTCTGCCTGGTCGGCCCGTCCGGCTGTGGCAAGACCACGCTGCTGCGCTGTATCTCCGGCCTGCTCGACCCGACCGCCGGGGACGTCCGCGTCAACGGCAAGCCGGTCGACGGGCCGCCGCCGGGCATGGCCGTGGTGTTCCAGGAGTACGGGCGCAGCCTGTTCCCCTGGATGAGCGTGCGCGACAACGTGGAACTGCCGCTCAAGCAAAAAGGAGTCGGGCGAGCCCGACGCAAGCAGCTGGTAGAGCAGTCATTGGAAGCGGTAGGACTGACCGGCACGGCGTCGGCGTACCCGTGGCAGCTCTCCGGCGGCATGCAGCAGCGCGTCGCGATCGCCCGCGCGGTCGCGTACGAGCCGCAGACGCTGCTCATGGACGAGCCGTTCGCGGCCGTCGACGCGCAGACCCGCGCCGACCTGGAGGACCTGGTCCGCCAGCTGTGGAAGCGGCTGGGCGTGACCATCCTGTTCGTGACCCACGACATCGACGAGTCGGTCTACCTCGGACAGCGGGTGGTGATGCTCTCCACCTCGCCGACCGTGGTGCAGGAGGAGCTGGCCATCGACCTGCCCGACCAGCGGGACCAGCTGACCACCCGGGCCGACCCCCGGTTCATCCAGCTGCGCACCCGGGTCTACGAGCAGATCCAGGCCGCCAAGCGCAACGCGATGCGGTAG
- a CDS encoding universal stress protein, producing MHIVLAANPQAEQPWVTDAVADLVRQTGASVMVVAVDELESEYLSPMPRSVYTERAEHAAEVAVRRLAEAGIEASRTVLPGRAAEQIIRFASDQKADLIVLGSSVRPVVAQRLLGSVPLTLIEKAGRPVLVVTRPVNG from the coding sequence ATGCATATCGTGCTTGCCGCAAATCCCCAGGCCGAGCAGCCGTGGGTGACCGACGCCGTCGCCGACCTGGTCCGGCAGACGGGCGCGTCGGTCATGGTGGTCGCGGTGGACGAGCTGGAGAGCGAGTATCTTTCGCCGATGCCGCGCAGCGTCTACACCGAGCGGGCCGAGCATGCCGCGGAGGTCGCGGTCCGGCGGTTGGCCGAGGCCGGGATCGAGGCTTCGCGTACGGTCCTGCCGGGCCGCGCCGCGGAGCAGATCATCCGGTTCGCGAGCGATCAGAAGGCCGACCTGATCGTGCTCGGTTCCAGCGTGCGCCCGGTGGTGGCGCAGCGCCTGCTGGGGAGCGTGCCGCTGACCCTGATCGAGAAGGCGGGCCGCCCGGTGCTGGTGGTCACCCGCCCCGTGAACGGGTGA
- a CDS encoding M28 family metallopeptidase: MRATPLVGAAALLLAGLAVAGPAQAAAAPDIPVANVKAHLSQFQSIATANGGNRAHGRPGYLASVTYVKNLLDQAGFTTSQQSFTYNGATGYNLIADWPGGDTSDTLMIGGHLDSVTAGPGINDNGSGSAANLEVALQVARSGFQPDRHLRFAWWGAEELGLRGSTAYVNSLTSAQRSQITGYLNFDMVGSPNPGYFLYDGDNSDGTGSGPGPAGSAQIEATLAAYFTSIGVPTRGTDFDGRSDYGPFIANGIPAGGIFTGAEGTKTSAQVTLWGGTATRFDPCYHASCDTTSNINDTALDRNSDAIAYAVWTLADGGGTEPPPGTTVWSDGLETATGWTAGTGDTATAGLLERGNPAATSSSGVATQLDAAAGGSYALITGATAGSSAGANDLDGGVTSIVSPQITLPTGTLTLSLSWYLAYLNNATSADYLRVQVVSGTTTTTVLSQTASAANKAAAWTTATANLSSYAGQTVRIRVEAADAGTASLVEAAVDNLVITSS, encoded by the coding sequence GTGCGAGCAACACCCCTCGTCGGCGCCGCCGCCCTGCTGTTGGCCGGCCTCGCGGTAGCCGGCCCAGCCCAGGCCGCCGCCGCGCCGGACATTCCGGTCGCCAACGTGAAGGCCCACCTCAGCCAGTTCCAGAGCATCGCGACCGCCAACGGCGGCAACCGGGCGCACGGCCGCCCCGGCTACCTGGCCTCGGTCACCTACGTGAAGAACCTGCTCGACCAGGCCGGATTCACCACCTCCCAGCAGTCTTTCACGTACAACGGGGCGACCGGCTACAACCTGATCGCCGACTGGCCGGGCGGTGACACCAGCGACACACTGATGATCGGTGGCCACCTCGACAGCGTCACGGCCGGCCCCGGCATCAACGACAACGGGTCCGGCTCGGCGGCCAACCTCGAGGTCGCCCTCCAGGTCGCCCGATCCGGCTTCCAGCCGGACCGGCATCTGCGTTTCGCCTGGTGGGGCGCGGAAGAGCTGGGCCTGCGAGGATCGACGGCGTACGTCAACTCGCTCACCAGCGCTCAGCGGTCGCAGATCACCGGCTACCTGAACTTCGACATGGTCGGCTCGCCGAACCCCGGCTACTTCCTCTACGACGGCGACAACTCCGACGGCACCGGTTCCGGCCCCGGCCCGGCCGGCTCGGCGCAGATCGAGGCCACCCTGGCCGCCTACTTCACCTCGATCGGCGTGCCGACCCGCGGCACCGACTTCGACGGCCGCAGCGACTACGGCCCGTTCATCGCCAACGGCATCCCGGCCGGCGGCATCTTCACCGGGGCCGAGGGCACCAAGACGTCCGCGCAGGTCACCCTCTGGGGCGGCACCGCCACCCGCTTCGACCCCTGCTACCACGCCTCCTGCGACACCACGTCGAACATCAACGACACGGCGCTGGACCGCAACAGCGACGCCATCGCGTACGCCGTCTGGACCCTCGCCGACGGCGGCGGAACCGAACCGCCGCCCGGGACCACCGTCTGGTCCGACGGCCTGGAGACCGCGACCGGCTGGACCGCCGGCACCGGCGACACCGCCACCGCGGGCCTGCTCGAACGCGGCAACCCGGCCGCCACCAGCAGCTCCGGCGTGGCCACCCAGCTCGACGCGGCGGCCGGCGGCAGCTACGCCCTGATCACCGGGGCCACCGCCGGATCCAGCGCCGGGGCCAACGACCTCGACGGCGGCGTGACCAGCATCGTCTCCCCGCAGATCACGCTGCCCACCGGCACGCTGACGCTGAGCCTGTCCTGGTACCTGGCCTACCTCAACAACGCGACGAGCGCCGACTACCTGCGCGTGCAGGTCGTCTCCGGGACCACCACGACGACCGTGCTCAGCCAGACGGCGAGCGCCGCGAACAAGGCCGCGGCCTGGACCACGGCGACCGCCAACCTGTCCTCGTACGCCGGGCAGACCGTCCGCATCCGGGTGGAGGCCGCCGACGCGGGCACCGCCTCGCTCGTCGAGGCCGCCGTCGACAACCTGGTCATCACCAGCTCCTGA
- a CDS encoding IclR family transcriptional regulator domain-containing protein — MPREPYYVQSLERGLAVIRAFDARNPELTLSDVARACGLPRAAARRFLLTLTDLGYVRTDGRLFSLAPRVLELGYSYLSSLSLPEVAEPHLERLVAEVRESSSMSVLDGDDIVYVARVPTSRIMRVAINVGTRFPAYATSMGRVMLAALPEPELDAYLARAKLERLTDRTICTPDALRAELRQVHLQGHSIVDQELEEGLRAIAAPIRDRTGAATGAVNISVHAAQATVDEIRERLLPPLLAATAAIEADLRVAAPRRTIT, encoded by the coding sequence ATGCCGCGCGAACCGTACTACGTTCAATCGCTGGAGCGGGGGCTCGCGGTCATACGTGCGTTCGATGCCCGGAACCCGGAACTCACGCTCAGTGACGTGGCTCGCGCCTGTGGTCTGCCGCGCGCGGCCGCCCGCCGATTCCTGCTCACCCTCACCGATCTCGGGTACGTGCGCACCGACGGCCGGCTGTTTTCGCTGGCCCCGCGCGTCCTGGAACTCGGCTACTCGTACCTGTCCAGCCTCTCGCTGCCGGAGGTCGCCGAGCCCCATCTGGAGCGTCTGGTGGCCGAGGTCCGGGAGTCGTCCTCCATGTCGGTGCTCGACGGTGACGACATCGTCTATGTCGCCCGTGTCCCGACAAGTAGGATCATGCGGGTCGCCATCAACGTGGGTACCCGATTTCCGGCATACGCGACGTCGATGGGCCGGGTCATGCTGGCCGCCCTGCCCGAGCCGGAGCTCGACGCGTACCTCGCCCGGGCCAAGCTGGAACGGCTCACCGACCGCACCATCTGCACCCCCGACGCGCTGCGCGCCGAGCTGCGGCAGGTCCACCTCCAGGGCCACTCGATCGTCGATCAGGAGCTGGAGGAGGGTCTGCGGGCCATCGCGGCGCCGATCCGGGACCGCACCGGCGCCGCCACCGGGGCGGTGAACATCTCGGTGCACGCGGCCCAGGCCACCGTCGACGAGATCCGCGAGCGGCTCCTGCCCCCGCTGCTCGCGGCCACCGCCGCCATCGAGGCGGACCTGCGGGTCGCGGCGCCGCGGCGGACCATCACCTGA
- a CDS encoding DUF2510 domain-containing protein, with protein MSQPAGWYADPSGLPAQRWWDGGKWTDHIQPGGPPTPPPNGFFPPVPPTGPAAPGQHTVTPGDPPLHAAQPASARRGGLPLLSGTRPASPAPHPEVPAVPYAMQPVDAVSGQPGHRVPEPPPGPPGPSGPSGPSGRELHRVVLPAAIAVVAVIVLTLTAYLLLL; from the coding sequence ATGTCGCAGCCCGCCGGATGGTACGCCGATCCGAGCGGTCTACCGGCCCAGCGCTGGTGGGACGGCGGGAAGTGGACCGATCACATCCAGCCCGGCGGCCCTCCGACGCCACCACCGAACGGCTTCTTCCCGCCGGTGCCGCCGACCGGGCCCGCGGCCCCCGGGCAGCACACGGTCACCCCCGGCGATCCGCCGCTCCACGCCGCCCAGCCCGCCTCCGCCCGGCGCGGTGGGCTGCCGCTGCTCTCCGGCACCCGGCCGGCCTCGCCCGCGCCGCACCCCGAGGTGCCGGCCGTGCCGTACGCCATGCAGCCGGTCGACGCGGTCTCCGGGCAGCCCGGTCACCGCGTGCCGGAACCGCCTCCCGGCCCTCCCGGCCCCTCCGGCCCCTCCGGCCCCTCCGGCCGGGAGCTGCACCGGGTGGTCCTGCCCGCGGCCATCGCCGTGGTCGCCGTGATCGTGCTGACGCTCACCGCGTACCTCCTTCTGCTCTGA
- a CDS encoding glycosyl hydrolase family 28-related protein, protein MTRIRPFRRAAVGALALGLSLAAVPGSPASAHGSGTPGFGSNVTVFDPSMPVSDIQATLDATYAKQVDNEMGTARYAYLFKPGTYGTAEQPLQIKVGYYTEITGLGANPGDVVINGKVEAYNRCLGSDPANPNCIALVNFWRTLSNLTVNINGAGQDGCRQTANFWAVSQAVSLRRTQFTGGTLSLMDYCTAGPQYASGGFIANSKLPNTVNGSQQQWLTRNSEVATWSNAVWNQVFAGVTGAPDDAAFPNPPYTTLPTTPVSREKPFLFVDAKGKYQVRVPAAKRNTAGTSWDDASGRTIPLSDFYVAKPGDSVTKINVALALGKHLLLTPGVYDIARSIEVRRPNTVVLGLGHATLTAVNGSIPLDVADVPGAIIAGVTIDAGTKESPVLLRVGQKHGLGFSSAANPTTLNDVYFRVGGPHIGKSNIALEVNSDDVLIDHTWVWRGDHGVEGFTNGVNGDTDRWKTNTGRYGAVINGDDVTATGLFVEHFQKYNTVWNGERGTTVLYQNELPYDPPTQADWMNGSVEGYAGYKVGSKVKTHHLYGAGVYVFNQNNPSIHTENGFEVPQTPGVKLHHIMTVNLSAGIIDHVVNGVGEAADTTKVGQPVFVADYPAVP, encoded by the coding sequence ATGACGAGAATCCGCCCGTTCCGCCGCGCCGCAGTGGGTGCCCTCGCTCTCGGGCTCTCACTCGCCGCCGTGCCGGGCTCACCGGCGTCGGCGCACGGCTCCGGCACTCCGGGCTTCGGCTCCAACGTCACCGTCTTCGACCCCAGCATGCCGGTCAGTGACATCCAGGCCACCCTGGACGCCACCTACGCCAAGCAGGTCGACAACGAGATGGGTACGGCGCGGTACGCGTACCTGTTCAAGCCGGGCACGTACGGCACCGCCGAGCAGCCGCTCCAGATCAAGGTCGGCTACTACACGGAGATCACCGGCCTCGGGGCGAACCCGGGCGATGTGGTGATCAACGGCAAGGTGGAGGCGTACAACCGCTGCCTCGGCTCGGACCCGGCCAACCCCAACTGCATCGCGCTGGTCAACTTCTGGCGCACCCTGTCCAACCTGACCGTCAACATCAACGGCGCGGGCCAGGACGGCTGCCGGCAGACCGCCAACTTCTGGGCCGTCTCCCAGGCCGTCTCGCTGCGCCGGACCCAGTTCACCGGCGGCACCCTGTCGCTGATGGACTACTGCACCGCCGGCCCGCAGTACGCCAGCGGCGGCTTCATCGCCAACTCGAAGCTGCCGAACACGGTCAACGGCTCCCAGCAGCAGTGGCTCACCCGCAACAGCGAGGTGGCGACCTGGTCCAACGCCGTCTGGAACCAGGTGTTCGCCGGGGTGACCGGCGCGCCCGACGACGCGGCGTTCCCGAACCCGCCGTACACCACGCTTCCCACCACCCCGGTCAGCCGGGAGAAGCCGTTCCTGTTCGTCGACGCCAAGGGCAAGTACCAGGTACGCGTGCCCGCCGCCAAGCGCAACACGGCCGGCACCTCCTGGGACGACGCCTCCGGCCGTACCATCCCGCTCTCGGACTTCTACGTCGCGAAGCCGGGTGACTCGGTCACCAAGATCAACGTGGCGCTGGCGCTCGGCAAGCACCTGCTGCTCACCCCGGGCGTCTACGACATCGCCCGCAGCATCGAGGTGCGCCGCCCGAACACCGTGGTCCTCGGCCTCGGCCACGCCACGCTGACCGCGGTCAACGGCTCCATCCCGCTCGACGTCGCGGACGTGCCCGGCGCGATCATCGCCGGTGTCACCATCGACGCCGGCACCAAGGAGTCGCCGGTCCTGCTGCGCGTCGGCCAGAAGCACGGCCTCGGCTTCAGCTCGGCGGCCAACCCGACCACGCTGAACGACGTCTACTTCCGCGTCGGCGGCCCGCACATCGGCAAGAGCAACATCGCGCTCGAGGTCAACAGCGACGACGTGCTGATCGACCACACCTGGGTGTGGCGCGGCGACCACGGCGTCGAGGGCTTCACCAACGGCGTGAACGGCGACACCGACCGCTGGAAGACCAACACCGGCCGCTACGGCGCCGTCATCAACGGCGACGACGTGACCGCGACCGGCCTGTTCGTCGAGCACTTCCAGAAGTACAACACCGTCTGGAACGGCGAGCGCGGCACCACCGTCCTCTACCAGAACGAGCTTCCGTACGACCCGCCCACGCAGGCCGACTGGATGAACGGATCGGTCGAGGGCTACGCCGGCTACAAGGTCGGATCCAAGGTCAAGACCCATCATCTGTACGGGGCGGGCGTCTACGTCTTCAACCAGAACAACCCGTCGATCCACACCGAGAACGGGTTCGAGGTGCCGCAGACCCCCGGCGTCAAGCTGCACCACATCATGACCGTCAACCTGAGCGCCGGCATCATCGACCACGTGGTCAACGGCGTCGGCGAGGCCGCGGACACCACCAAGGTCGGCCAGCCGGTCTTCGTGGCGGACTACCCCGCGGTCCCGTAA